A DNA window from Dictyoglomus sp. contains the following coding sequences:
- a CDS encoding glutamine amidotransferase codes for MELKLFYMYPDLLNLYGDRGNIIIIERRAKWRKIFVEIKEFTKDKEENLEEADIIFLGGGSDREQEILYSHFYKFKDIIKDLIEDGVPLLAVCGGYQLLGEYYLDAQGRKIEGLSILKFYTRAERGRLIGNILIETDLPIDPKTLVGFENHGGRTYHNYKPLGRVIKGYGNNGKDGYEGLVYKNCIGTYLHGPILSKNPHLADFIIKSALERKYKREVFLPPLSDKEEFLAHRNIIKKLK; via the coding sequence ATGGAGCTTAAATTATTTTATATGTATCCAGATCTTTTAAATTTATATGGAGACAGAGGAAATATAATAATAATTGAAAGAAGAGCGAAATGGAGAAAGATATTTGTAGAAATAAAGGAGTTCACAAAGGATAAAGAAGAGAACTTAGAAGAAGCGGATATAATCTTTTTAGGAGGGGGTTCAGATAGAGAACAAGAGATCCTATATTCTCACTTTTACAAGTTTAAGGACATTATTAAAGATCTTATAGAAGATGGAGTACCTCTTCTTGCAGTATGTGGAGGATATCAACTTTTAGGAGAATATTATTTAGATGCCCAGGGAAGAAAAATAGAAGGGCTTTCCATATTAAAATTTTATACGCGAGCAGAAAGAGGAAGACTAATTGGGAATATATTAATTGAGACAGATCTTCCCATAGACCCAAAAACCTTAGTAGGCTTTGAAAATCATGGAGGAAGAACTTATCATAATTACAAACCCTTAGGAAGGGTAATAAAGGGTTATGGAAATAATGGAAAGGATGGATATGAAGGGCTTGTTTATAAAAACTGTATAGGTACTTATCTTCATGGTCCTATCCTTTCCAAAAATCCTCATCTTGCAGATTTTATAATAAAATCTGCCTTAGAAAGAAAATACAAGAGAGAAGTTTTTCTTCCGCCTCTTTCCGATAAAGAAGAATTTCTTGCCCATAGGAATATAATAAAAAAGCTAAAGTGA
- the nadB gene encoding L-aspartate oxidase gives MREYFFDIIIVGSGIAGLASAFYSPENYKVALFTKERLEESSTYYAQGGIAVALNKDDSPLLHFEDTLKVGADFNEENIVKIVVEEGIERIKDLIEIGVNFDRSNGLEFTREAGHSRRRILHAHGDSTGLEIAKTLISIIKNKKNISIFENYFLVDLIKEEEKIVGGIFLNEKGELEVIYSKYTILATGGAGQVYLYTTNPKTITGDGLAIAYRAGARLMDMEFFQFHPTALKIDLPQRFLISEAVRGEGGILRNYYGERFMLNYHPQGELAGRDIVTRAIYLEMLETERDIYLDFRPIGERKIKKRFPNILKICKEYGFDILKEPVPVEPVAHYFMGGIETDELGRTSIKNLYACGEIACTGLHGANRLASNSLLEGLVFGKRCILGILNDNSSPSLDPLKLKLEIQEKKPSFNKLELKKLMWENVGILREGKKLEFALRTLEKWIEEVDFFYPDREFLELKNMTTVGYLMAKSALLREESRGAHFRVDFPTMRDTWRKHIVLEKDKEVIYRDVNSPPSFKKNR, from the coding sequence ATGAGGGAATATTTTTTTGATATTATCATAGTAGGAAGTGGAATTGCAGGTCTTGCATCTGCTTTTTATTCTCCTGAGAATTATAAAGTTGCTCTTTTTACAAAGGAGAGATTAGAAGAAAGTAGCACCTATTATGCTCAAGGGGGAATTGCTGTTGCCCTAAATAAAGATGACTCTCCCCTACTCCATTTCGAAGATACTCTAAAAGTAGGAGCAGATTTTAATGAGGAAAATATAGTAAAGATAGTTGTTGAAGAAGGAATAGAAAGAATAAAGGATTTAATTGAAATTGGAGTAAACTTTGATCGAAGTAATGGACTTGAATTTACACGAGAAGCAGGACATAGTAGAAGAAGAATCCTTCATGCCCATGGAGATTCCACAGGTCTTGAAATAGCAAAAACTCTAATTTCAATAATCAAAAATAAAAAAAATATATCCATTTTTGAAAATTATTTCCTTGTGGATCTAATAAAAGAAGAAGAAAAAATAGTTGGAGGTATTTTTCTGAATGAAAAAGGAGAGTTAGAGGTAATTTATAGTAAATATACCATTCTTGCAACAGGAGGAGCAGGACAAGTTTATCTTTATACAACAAATCCTAAAACAATTACAGGAGATGGTTTAGCAATTGCCTATAGAGCAGGAGCAAGATTAATGGACATGGAATTTTTTCAATTTCATCCCACCGCATTAAAGATAGATCTTCCTCAAAGATTTTTAATTTCCGAGGCAGTAAGAGGTGAGGGAGGAATCCTAAGGAATTATTATGGTGAAAGGTTCATGTTAAATTATCATCCCCAAGGAGAATTGGCAGGAAGGGACATAGTAACTAGAGCTATATACTTAGAGATGTTAGAGACAGAAAGGGATATATATTTGGATTTTAGACCCATTGGAGAAAGAAAAATTAAAAAAAGATTTCCTAATATTTTAAAGATATGTAAAGAATATGGATTTGATATTTTAAAGGAACCTGTACCTGTGGAACCTGTAGCCCATTACTTTATGGGAGGAATAGAGACCGATGAATTGGGAAGAACAAGCATAAAAAATCTATATGCCTGTGGAGAGATAGCCTGTACAGGTCTTCACGGAGCTAATAGATTAGCTAGCAATTCCCTTTTAGAAGGATTAGTCTTTGGAAAAAGATGTATCTTAGGTATTCTTAACGATAATTCTTCTCCGTCTCTTGATCCTTTAAAATTAAAACTAGAAATACAGGAGAAAAAACCTTCCTTTAATAAATTGGAACTCAAAAAATTAATGTGGGAGAATGTAGGGATTTTAAGGGAAGGAAAAAAGTTAGAATTTGCCTTAAGAACATTAGAAAAATGGATAGAGGAAGTTGACTTTTTCTATCCCGATAGAGAATTTTTAGAATTAAAAAATATGACCACTGTAGGTTATTTGATGGCTAAATCTGCCCTTTTAAGAGAAGAAAGTAGAGGAGCTCATTTTAGAGTAGACTTTCCTACTATGAGGGACACATGGAGAAAACATATAGTTTTAGAAAAGGATAAAGAGGTGATATATCGTGATGTCAATTCCCCACCATCTTTTAAGAAAAATCGTTGA
- the uidA gene encoding beta-glucuronidase, with protein MLYPRESERREVKDLSGIWRFKVDKENKGLIEEWYKKPLENAILMPVPSSYNDITQDISIRDHIGYVWYERKFFVPLSWKDKRVFIRVGSASHYAILWVNGEKIVEHKGGFLPFEGEITPFVEFGKENRVVIAVNNILDWNSLPPGEIIEYKDPMHPEGYKTQEYYFDFYNYSGIHRPVFLYTTPKNYISDIKVVTNINGEDGEINYEVKIEGEKERVEVIVFDKNGKEIGREKGEKGKLIIKNCEFWSPENPYLYTLKVDTYNGEELEDSYSLNIGIRTIEVKEDKLLLNGKTIYLKGFGKHEDSDIRGKGYDPVIAVKDFNLLKWINANSFRTSHYPYAEEILDLADQYGILVIDEAPGVGMNFFNRQKKVFCEERINEKTLQYHIQVMKEMINRDKNHPCVIMWSVANEPADYEEEAEEYFKRIIEEVRRLDPTRPITIVESSGPLETKTAKYVDIISVNRYYAWYTDMGHLELIGFQLERELRTWYELYKKPILLSEFGADTIAGFHQDPPVMFTEEFQVEFLKKYGEVLDKLSFVIGEHVWNFADFATKQHVIRVLGNKKGVFTRQRQPKASALFLKERWANK; from the coding sequence ATGTTATATCCTCGGGAAAGCGAAAGAAGAGAGGTTAAGGATCTTTCAGGAATCTGGCGATTTAAGGTTGATAAAGAAAATAAGGGGTTAATAGAGGAATGGTATAAGAAACCCTTAGAAAATGCTATATTAATGCCTGTTCCATCAAGTTATAATGATATAACTCAAGATATATCCATAAGAGATCATATAGGATATGTTTGGTATGAGAGGAAATTTTTTGTTCCCTTATCTTGGAAAGATAAAAGAGTATTTATAAGAGTTGGAAGCGCTTCCCATTATGCTATTTTATGGGTAAATGGAGAAAAGATCGTGGAACATAAAGGAGGATTTTTACCCTTTGAGGGAGAGATCACTCCATTTGTAGAATTTGGGAAGGAAAATAGAGTGGTTATAGCAGTAAATAATATCCTTGATTGGAATTCTCTTCCTCCAGGTGAAATTATAGAGTATAAAGATCCTATGCATCCTGAAGGATATAAAACTCAAGAATATTATTTTGATTTTTATAATTATTCAGGCATTCACAGACCTGTATTTCTTTACACTACTCCAAAGAATTACATATCTGATATTAAAGTTGTAACGAATATAAATGGAGAAGATGGAGAGATTAATTATGAGGTAAAAATAGAGGGAGAAAAAGAAAGAGTAGAGGTAATAGTTTTTGATAAGAATGGAAAGGAAATAGGTAGGGAAAAGGGAGAAAAAGGAAAATTGATTATAAAAAATTGTGAATTTTGGAGTCCTGAGAATCCCTATCTTTATACCTTAAAAGTTGATACCTATAATGGTGAAGAATTAGAAGATTCATACTCTTTAAATATTGGTATAAGAACTATTGAAGTAAAAGAAGATAAGTTACTTCTAAATGGAAAGACCATATATCTTAAGGGATTTGGAAAGCACGAAGATAGTGATATTCGAGGAAAAGGATATGATCCTGTGATAGCGGTTAAAGATTTTAACTTATTAAAATGGATAAATGCAAACTCCTTTAGGACATCTCATTATCCCTATGCAGAAGAAATATTGGATCTTGCTGATCAATATGGAATACTGGTAATAGATGAAGCTCCTGGAGTGGGGATGAATTTCTTTAATCGTCAAAAAAAGGTCTTTTGTGAAGAGAGAATTAATGAAAAAACATTACAATATCATATTCAGGTAATGAAGGAAATGATAAATAGAGATAAGAACCATCCTTGTGTAATCATGTGGAGTGTGGCAAATGAACCTGCAGATTATGAAGAAGAAGCTGAAGAATATTTTAAAAGGATAATAGAAGAGGTAAGAAGATTAGATCCTACACGACCCATTACCATTGTAGAAAGTTCAGGTCCTTTAGAAACAAAGACTGCAAAGTATGTGGATATTATCAGTGTAAACAGATATTATGCTTGGTATACTGATATGGGACATTTGGAATTGATAGGATTTCAACTAGAGAGAGAGTTAAGAACATGGTATGAGTTATATAAAAAGCCCATTTTACTCTCTGAGTTTGGTGCGGATACCATTGCAGGATTTCATCAGGATCCACCAGTAATGTTTACTGAAGAATTTCAGGTGGAATTTCTAAAAAAATATGGAGAGGTTCTTGATAAATTATCCTTTGTAATTGGAGAACATGTTTGGAATTTTGCTGATTTTGCTACAAAACA
- the nadA gene encoding quinolinate synthase NadA, translating into MDLIEKIEKLKKERNAIILAHNYQLPEIQDIADFVGDSLELSRIAKKVEEKVIIFCGVHFMAETASILAPEKKVLLPDLNAGCPLANMITAEDVRRLKKEFPNALVVAYINTSAEVKAESDYCCTSANAINVVEKVPSEEIIFIPDRNLGYYVSKNTKKKMYIWNGFCPTHQRILPQDIERLKKEHPNAKVVVHPECRKEVLELSDKIASTSGIIRFVKEDEGKEYIIGTEMGILHRLRKECPDKIFYPASYLSVCPNMKKITLEKVLWALEDLEPEVKVKEPIRSRALKAIENMLNL; encoded by the coding sequence ATGGATCTTATAGAAAAAATTGAAAAACTAAAAAAAGAGAGAAATGCTATCATATTAGCTCATAATTATCAGCTTCCTGAGATTCAAGATATTGCAGACTTTGTAGGAGACTCTTTAGAACTTTCCCGTATCGCAAAGAAAGTAGAAGAAAAAGTTATTATTTTTTGTGGAGTCCATTTTATGGCAGAAACTGCAAGTATCTTAGCACCAGAAAAGAAAGTGCTTTTGCCTGATTTAAATGCGGGATGTCCCCTAGCAAATATGATAACTGCAGAAGATGTAAGAAGACTAAAAAAAGAATTTCCTAATGCACTGGTGGTGGCATATATTAATACATCCGCGGAAGTTAAAGCAGAGAGCGATTATTGTTGCACTTCTGCTAATGCAATAAATGTGGTAGAAAAGGTTCCTTCTGAGGAAATTATATTTATTCCCGATAGAAATCTAGGTTATTACGTAAGTAAAAATACAAAGAAAAAGATGTACATATGGAATGGATTTTGTCCTACTCACCAAAGAATTCTTCCCCAAGATATTGAAAGGCTAAAAAAGGAGCATCCCAATGCAAAAGTAGTAGTTCACCCCGAATGTAGAAAAGAAGTACTAGAGCTTTCTGATAAAATTGCTAGCACCAGTGGGATTATAAGATTTGTAAAAGAGGATGAGGGAAAGGAATATATAATAGGAACAGAGATGGGAATTCTCCATAGACTGAGAAAGGAATGCCCTGATAAGATATTTTATCCTGCATCTTATCTTTCCGTTTGTCCCAACATGAAGAAAATTACTTTGGAAAAGGTTTTATGGGCTTTAGAGGATTTAGAGCCCGAAGTAAAAGTTAAAGAACCTATAAGATCAAGAGCGTTAAAGGCTATTGAGAATATGCTTAATTTATGA
- a CDS encoding DMT family transporter, which yields MREKERAYILLLIGILAMSTASLFIRLAQAPSLIVATYRLIFSSLILLIIYRKKIKIEKNILPFLIISGISLGIHFYTWISSVYLTSVANAVVLVNTNPLFIILFTILFDKKRPPLYYFLSLFFVLLGMFLITSKSLEFKLGLGEIFAIIGGFSVAVYLYIGQKLSNKISLISYISSVYSFSAIFLFIISLFAPYPLFGYSLKNYIYFLLLALIPQLIGHSSANYALRILPASSVALIILGENVFATIFAYIFLKESISLNQALGMIIITLAIMYNSIKERIEERRQ from the coding sequence ATGAGAGAAAAAGAAAGGGCATATATATTGCTACTTATTGGTATTCTTGCTATGTCTACAGCTTCATTATTTATAAGATTAGCTCAAGCTCCATCTTTAATTGTTGCTACTTATAGATTAATCTTCTCTTCTCTGATTTTGTTAATTATATACAGAAAAAAGATTAAAATAGAGAAAAATATATTACCTTTCTTAATAATTTCTGGAATCTCCCTTGGCATTCATTTCTATACCTGGATTTCATCGGTATATTTAACTTCTGTGGCCAACGCAGTAGTACTTGTAAATACAAATCCTTTATTTATTATCTTGTTTACAATTCTCTTTGATAAAAAAAGGCCTCCCCTTTATTATTTTCTCTCCTTATTCTTTGTCCTTCTTGGAATGTTCCTTATTACCAGCAAAAGTTTAGAGTTTAAATTGGGATTAGGAGAAATCTTTGCAATTATTGGAGGGTTCTCCGTAGCAGTTTATCTTTATATAGGTCAAAAATTATCTAATAAAATATCTTTGATAAGTTATATATCCTCGGTTTATAGTTTTTCTGCTATCTTTCTATTCATTATATCCCTATTTGCTCCCTATCCTTTATTTGGTTATTCCTTAAAGAACTATATTTATTTCTTACTTTTAGCTCTTATTCCTCAGCTTATTGGACATTCTTCTGCTAACTATGCCTTAAGAATTCTTCCTGCAAGCTCTGTAGCTCTTATAATACTGGGAGAAAATGTGTTTGCAACAATTTTTGCATATATATTTTTAAAGGAATCTATCTCTTTAAATCAGGCATTAGGAATGATAATTATTACCTTAGCCATAATGTATAATTCTATAAAGGAAAGAATAGAGGAAAGAAGACAATGA
- a CDS encoding MurT ligase domain-containing protein, with amino-acid sequence MTRFFLALFLGRIVYYIMRILSQDATTLPGKIALIIDPRFIKKISKRIKNIILVTGTNGKTTTNNLIFFLLKNKGYKVLGNLEGANLKSGIATCYIKNPKTFDFGTFEIDEGIFPKILEDLNPNIVVITNFFRDQLDRYGEIDITVNRIFKALEGKREIKLVLNGDDPFVARFQDLPLEKIFYGIKEKVGSKDSDIKESIYCPKCGEKLNYDYFNYAQLGKYSCSCGFKNPEYEFYIKKVNITNSWSFSIIEQKKEISLSFKYPGIYNLYNALAGYTVGRILGLSSEYLKETISSFSFFLGRFEKFIYKGMEKILILVKNPTGYNQVLDTIKSDPSEKILVLILNDNIADGRDVSWIWDVDFERLKEEESIREIYCSGKRGEDLVVRLKYAEIPLEKIKLVKSLRKAINLSLSFPYKVYILPTYTALFKCRKLLLRVKNGA; translated from the coding sequence ATGACAAGATTTTTTCTTGCTCTTTTTCTAGGAAGGATAGTTTATTATATTATGAGAATTCTTTCTCAGGATGCTACCACATTACCAGGGAAAATTGCTCTAATTATAGATCCTCGTTTTATAAAAAAAATATCAAAAAGGATTAAAAATATTATCCTTGTTACGGGAACTAATGGAAAAACTACAACTAATAATCTTATCTTTTTTTTATTAAAAAATAAAGGATATAAAGTTTTAGGAAATCTTGAAGGTGCTAATTTAAAAAGTGGAATTGCTACATGTTATATAAAAAATCCCAAAACTTTTGATTTTGGAACCTTTGAGATTGACGAAGGTATCTTTCCTAAAATCCTTGAAGATTTAAATCCTAATATTGTTGTAATTACAAATTTTTTTAGGGATCAATTGGATAGATATGGAGAGATTGATATAACAGTAAATAGGATTTTTAAAGCTTTAGAGGGAAAAAGGGAAATAAAACTGGTATTGAATGGGGATGATCCCTTTGTAGCAAGATTTCAAGATCTACCTTTAGAAAAAATATTTTATGGAATAAAAGAAAAAGTTGGAAGTAAAGATTCTGATATAAAGGAAAGTATCTATTGTCCAAAATGTGGTGAAAAACTTAATTATGATTATTTTAACTATGCTCAACTGGGAAAATACTCTTGCTCCTGTGGTTTTAAAAATCCAGAATATGAATTTTATATTAAAAAAGTTAACATCACTAACTCTTGGAGTTTCTCTATTATAGAACAAAAGAAAGAAATTTCTTTATCTTTTAAATATCCAGGAATTTACAATCTTTATAATGCTCTTGCAGGATATACTGTTGGAAGAATATTAGGACTTTCTTCTGAATATCTTAAGGAAACTATATCAAGTTTTTCCTTCTTTTTAGGAAGATTTGAAAAATTTATATATAAAGGTATGGAAAAAATTCTTATTCTTGTTAAAAATCCTACAGGATATAATCAAGTTCTTGATACTATAAAATCAGATCCCTCGGAAAAGATTTTGGTTTTAATTTTAAATGATAATATTGCAGATGGAAGAGATGTATCCTGGATTTGGGATGTAGATTTTGAAAGATTAAAAGAGGAAGAGAGTATAAGAGAAATTTATTGTTCAGGAAAAAGAGGAGAAGACTTAGTTGTAAGATTGAAATATGCAGAAATTCCCTTAGAGAAAATTAAATTGGTTAAAAGTTTAAGAAAAGCTATAAACCTTTCTCTTTCTTTCCCCTATAAGGTTTATATTCTTCCTACCTATACTGCCCTTTTTAAATGCCGAAAATTATTATTGAGGGTTAAAAATGGAGCTTAA